A section of the Pseudorasbora parva isolate DD20220531a chromosome 2, ASM2467924v1, whole genome shotgun sequence genome encodes:
- the si:dkey-66i24.8 gene encoding zinc finger protein 568 produces MMFIKEESEDKCEPETCMIHEQQGGQMDVKEERQDLNEVDEKHQHELKFSQSSIQKIVKKPFACSLCGKRCAHRGHLNDHMLTHTGEKPFSCPQCGRRFSRRRNLNEHILIHNEEKPFVCPQCGKSYKRSEHFKSHLLSHNGDKPFTCSQCGKSFSYKRSLNDHIKIHTGESLHTCLQCGKRFVNNGHLKEHTKIHTGERPFSCPQCGKSFMSKRDVTYHMRIHTQEKPFKCHQCGKGFAWASCLKIHMRHSHSEEREFTCEYCNKRFALESYLKRHMKIHGNERPYVCSVCGKGFLWHLCFKAHQKIHNSVKTHVCSECGRAFTTADYLIKHQKVHTGERPYTCSYCGKTFSKKANLGEHVRLHTGEKPYTCAQCGSSFTSSKGLSYHREKQCSQSTTNVCSVEINKVSELAEFSAQRSIASTFSGE; encoded by the exons ATGatgtttattaaagaggagagtgaggACAAGTGCGAGCCAGAAACCTGTATGATACATGAGCAACAAGGAG GCCAGATGGATGTGAAAGAGGAAAGACAAGATCTGAATGAAGTGGATGAGAAACATCAGCATGAATTAAAATTCTCACAAAGTAGCATTCAGAAAATAGTGAAAAAGCCTTTCGCCTGCTCTCTGTGTGGAAAGCGTTGTGCCCACAGAGGCCATCTCAACGACCACATGTTAActcacaccggagagaagccattctcatgccctcagtgtggaagAAGATTCTCACGCAGAAGAAACCTCAACGAGCACATACTAATTCACAATGAGGAGAAGCCTTTCGTGTGTccacagtgtggaaagagttacaAACGTAGCGAACACTTTAAGAGTCACTTACTGAGTCACAATGGAGACAAGCCCTTCACCTGCTCtcagtgtggaaaaagtttcagtTATAAAAGAAGCCTTAATGACCACATCAaaatccacactggagagagtCTTCACACGTGCCTCCAGTGTGGGAAGAGGTTTGTAAATAATGGACACCTTAAGGAGCACACAAAAATCCACACCGGAGAGAGACCTTTTAGctgccctcagtgtggaaagagcttCATGAGTAAACGAGACGTTACAtatcacatgagaattcacacccAAGAGAAGCCTTTTAAATGCCATCAGTGTGGAAAGGGTTTCGCATGGGCAAGCTGTCTGAAAATTCATATGCGCCACTCTCACTCTGAAGAAAGGGAGTTTACCTGTGAGTACTGCAATAAAAGATTTGCTTTGGAGTCATACCTAAAGAGGCACATGAAAATTCACGGAAATGAGAGACCTTATGTCTGTTCTGTTTGCGGAAAAGGCTTTTTATGGCATCTGTGCTTCAAAGCGCACCAGAAAATACACAACAGTGTGAAAACCCACGTGTGCTCAGAGTGTGGGAGAGCCTTTACTACAGCCGACTACTTGATAAAACACCAAAAAGTCCACACGGGAGAACGACCGTACACATGCTCGTATTGTGGAAAGACTTTCAGTAAGAAAGCAAACCTGGGTGAACATGTACGACTGCACACTGGAGAAAAGCCGTACACTTGCGCTCAATGTGGAAGCAGTTTCACTTCATCTAAAGGTCTAAGCTATCACAGAGAAAAGCAGTGTTCGCAAAGCACAACAAATGTATGCTCTGTAGAAATCAATAAAGTGTCAGAATTGGCTGAGTTTTCTGCCCAGAGATCTATTGCATCTACCTTTAGTGGGGAATAA
- the arl6ip1 gene encoding ADP-ribosylation factor-like protein 6-interacting protein 1, protein MAEGDNKSANLLAQETSQLEEQLQGWGEVILAGDQFLRWEKPWYPAVLVAATTILFTLVYYLDPSVLTGLSCSVMILCLADYLVPTLAPRVFGSNKWTTEQQQRFHEICGNLVKTQRRVFGWWKRLFALKEEKPKMYFLSVISSLVAVAWIGQQVHNLFLTYLIVSFLLLLPGLNQHGIITKYAGMVKREINKLLKQKEKKTE, encoded by the exons ATGGCTGAGGGCGATAATAAAAGTGCAAATCTGTTG GCTCAGGAGACGAGTCAGCTGGAAGAGCAGCTACAAGGATGGGGAGAGGTCATCCTGGCTGGAGATCAGTTCCTACGCTGGGAGAAGCCATGGTACCCTGCAGTATTAGTAGCTGCCACCACAATCCTCTTCAC GCTGGTATACTACTTGGACCCCTCTGTGCTTACTGGTCTGTCCTGCAGTGTCATGATCCTGTGCCTGGCTGATTACCTGGTGCCCACTCTTGCCCCCCGTGTCTTTGGTTCCAACAAATG GACCACAGAACAGCAGCAGCGTTTCCATGAGATCTGTGGGAACCTTGTGAAGACTCAGCGCCGTGTGTTTGGCTGGTGGAAACGTCTGTTTGCCCTGAAGGAAGAAAAGCCAAAAATG TATTTCCTCTCTGTGATCAGCAGTCTTGTGGCTGTGGCCTGGATCGGACAACAAGTGCATAACCTCTTCCTTACTTACCTTATCG TGAGTTTTCTTTTGCTTCTGCCTGGCCTCAACCAGCATGGCATCATCACCAAGTATGCTGGCATGGTGAAGAGAGAGATCAACAAACTTCTCAAGCAGAAGGAGAAGAAGACCGAGTAA